The following are encoded together in the Tursiops truncatus isolate mTurTru1 chromosome 10, mTurTru1.mat.Y, whole genome shotgun sequence genome:
- the SAYSD1 gene encoding SAYSvFN domain-containing protein 1, with amino-acid sequence MERRLAEFREARKRAGLAAEPSTSRQRAQTSGEKAEAAATPKAAPGWLKRFLVWKLRPASAQAQPNLAQGAAQPGGRASQPPGNPAERPPAPPPQDQSLLTNITFLKVLLWLVLLGLFVQLEFGLAYFVLSLFYWMYVGTRGPEEKTEGEKSAYSVFNPGCEAIQGTLTAEQLERELHLRPLQGR; translated from the exons ATGGAGAGGCGGTTAGCTGAGTTCCGGGAGGCCCGGAAGCGCGCCGGGCTGGCGGCCGAACCCAGCACTTCGAGGCAGCGTGCACAAACCTCGGGAGAGAAGGCGGAAGCAGCTGCGACTCCAAAGGCAGCCCCAGGCTGGCTAAAACGGTTCctggtgtggaaactgaggcccgcgAGTGCCCAGGCCCAGCCCAACCTCGCTCAG GGAGCGGCTCAGCCTGGGGGCCGCGCGTCACAGCCACCGGGGAATCCAGCCGAGCgtccgccggccccgcccccgcaggACCAGTCTCTCCTGACCAACATCACCTTCTTGAAGGTGCTCCTCTGGTTGGTCCTGCTGGGACTGTTTGTGCAACTGGAATTTGGCCTGGCCTATTTTGTCCTGTCCCTCTTCTACTGGATGTATGTGGGGACACGAGGCCCCGAGGAGAAGACGGAGGGGGAGAAGAGCGCGTACTCCGTGTTCAACCCGGGCTGCGAGGCCATCCAGGGTACCCTGACTGCCGAGCAGCTGGAGCGCGAGCTGCACTTGCGACCCCTGCAGGGGAGATAG